Proteins from a single region of Mesorhizobium sp. B1-1-8:
- a CDS encoding helix-turn-helix transcriptional regulator: MRRFNERAAALFGSDLIVRHGRIRAIDQPSDARLQGFIRAAVSGVSVRSEPVVITRKGYPCLIADVMPMTALGHDLFPGGDVLLYFTDLLNEPLLNEQLLSLTFKLTRAEARLASKLASGEGIRTASAELGISRETARTQLRAVFAKTGTRRQAELAALLSRLRKPSLH, translated from the coding sequence GTGAGGCGATTCAACGAACGCGCAGCAGCCCTGTTCGGCTCCGACCTCATTGTCCGACATGGCCGCATCCGCGCGATTGATCAGCCGAGTGACGCCCGTCTTCAAGGCTTCATCAGAGCCGCCGTTTCGGGTGTGTCGGTTCGATCCGAACCTGTTGTCATTACGCGCAAAGGGTATCCCTGCCTCATAGCGGATGTCATGCCGATGACTGCGTTAGGGCACGATCTGTTCCCTGGCGGCGATGTCCTACTGTATTTCACAGATCTTCTGAATGAGCCGCTTCTAAATGAGCAATTGCTGAGCTTGACTTTCAAGCTGACAAGAGCGGAAGCTCGTCTGGCCTCGAAATTGGCATCCGGAGAAGGCATTCGCACCGCGAGCGCAGAATTGGGCATTAGTCGCGAGACTGCCCGAACCCAGCTGCGGGCTGTCTTTGCGAAAACGGGAACGCGCCGCCAAGCCGAACTGGCGGCACTGTTGTCCCGCTTGCGTAAACCTTCCCTGCATTAG
- a CDS encoding DUF1194 domain-containing protein — protein sequence MDLELVLSVDVSSSMSEAEQRLQRQGYVEALQDAKVWQSIKSGRRGRIGITNVEWAGPDHQIVRMPWAILEQPEDAVAFSEALRAQPIVRGRGTSISGALLVAGKLLEDGPAGDRQVIDVSGDGPNNAGLPLQPVHDTLIADGVTINGLVISLHAHDTLDSFGPGFVEFYYESCVIGGSGTFTVTVASTADFANAIRRKLVNEIAGMSASVHSAAYQLHLGPVVDCDTVGEAPGR from the coding sequence GTGGATCTCGAACTGGTTCTTAGCGTCGATGTATCATCTTCGATGAGCGAGGCGGAACAACGGCTGCAGCGGCAAGGATATGTCGAAGCACTCCAGGATGCCAAAGTTTGGCAGTCCATCAAATCCGGCCGGCGCGGCAGAATCGGCATAACGAATGTCGAGTGGGCTGGCCCGGACCATCAGATCGTGCGGATGCCATGGGCTATTCTGGAGCAGCCTGAAGATGCGGTCGCCTTCTCAGAGGCGCTGCGGGCCCAACCAATCGTCAGGGGGCGAGGCACCTCAATCTCTGGAGCGCTCCTGGTGGCGGGCAAGCTGCTGGAGGATGGCCCCGCAGGCGATCGCCAAGTCATCGATGTCTCGGGAGACGGACCCAACAATGCCGGTCTACCTCTGCAACCGGTGCACGACACACTCATAGCCGACGGCGTGACCATCAATGGACTGGTGATCTCGCTGCACGCACACGACACGCTCGACAGCTTTGGGCCGGGCTTTGTTGAGTTCTATTATGAGAGCTGTGTTATTGGCGGTTCCGGGACGTTCACTGTCACCGTCGCGAGCACAGCCGACTTTGCAAACGCGATTCGAAGGAAGCTCGTGAATGAAATTGCCGGTATGTCCGCCAGCGTGCACTCTGCGGCTTATCAGCTCCACTTAGGACCGGTTGTCGATTGTGACACGGTCGGAGAGGCGCCTGGACGATAA